The following proteins come from a genomic window of Natrinema saccharevitans:
- a CDS encoding phosphoribosyltransferase family protein, producing the protein MNRAEKAALQLRAVDVLRMLKETRTYDELAETTGLPAGDLNRYVNGHVLPGTDRAREVVEELGREALAAELEARIRVDDEGYVDNSATVFDQPFLDLAAPVVANGFDFDRPDVVLTAATDGITLAAALASYYGVRCAYAKKSKETAVEEFIEARQRLQSGIELTYYLPASAIDPGESVLVVDDLIRSGETQELLLDIAHTAEADVAGVFALIAAGEDGIERARDRTDAPVGALTSVAPTTDRVTGD; encoded by the coding sequence ATGAACAGAGCCGAGAAAGCAGCCCTCCAGCTGCGGGCCGTCGACGTGTTGCGGATGTTGAAAGAGACCCGGACCTACGACGAACTCGCCGAGACGACCGGGCTTCCGGCGGGCGATCTCAACCGCTACGTCAACGGGCACGTCCTCCCGGGGACCGACCGCGCGCGCGAGGTCGTCGAGGAACTCGGCCGGGAGGCGCTGGCGGCGGAACTCGAGGCGCGAATCCGCGTCGACGACGAGGGGTACGTCGACAACAGCGCCACCGTCTTCGACCAGCCCTTCCTCGATTTGGCCGCGCCGGTCGTGGCGAACGGGTTCGACTTCGATCGACCGGACGTGGTTCTCACCGCCGCGACCGACGGGATCACGCTCGCGGCCGCGCTCGCGAGTTACTACGGCGTCCGCTGTGCCTACGCGAAAAAGAGCAAGGAGACCGCCGTCGAGGAGTTCATCGAGGCCCGCCAGCGCCTGCAGTCGGGGATCGAACTCACCTACTACCTGCCCGCCTCGGCCATCGATCCCGGCGAGTCGGTGCTGGTCGTCGACGACCTCATCCGCTCTGGCGAGACGCAGGAACTCCTGTTGGACATCGCCCACACCGCCGAAGCCGACGTCGCCGGCGTCTTCGCGCTCATCGCCGCCGGCGAGGACGGCATCGAACGCGCCCGCGATCGGACCGACGCGCCGGTCGGTGCGCTCACGAGCGTCGCCCCGACGACGGACCGAGTAACGGGCGACTGA
- the glmS gene encoding methylaspartate mutase subunit S, with product MTETVILGVIGSDAHVVGITILEQALEAAGFDVVNLGVQSSQEEFVDAASANDAEAVLVSSLYGHAKQDCEGFHQRIEEADLDVTTYIGGNLAVGQDDFEETRKFFREMGFDRVFDSETDPEEAIDALMADLDMRSTESEQESQTISA from the coding sequence ATGACCGAGACAGTCATCCTCGGCGTGATCGGTTCCGACGCTCACGTCGTCGGGATCACCATCCTGGAACAGGCGCTGGAGGCAGCCGGATTCGACGTCGTCAACCTGGGGGTCCAGAGTTCCCAGGAGGAGTTCGTCGACGCCGCGTCCGCCAACGATGCCGAGGCTGTACTCGTCTCGTCGCTCTACGGCCACGCCAAACAGGACTGCGAGGGCTTCCACCAGCGAATCGAGGAGGCCGACCTCGACGTCACGACCTACATCGGCGGCAACCTCGCCGTCGGACAGGACGACTTCGAGGAGACCCGCAAGTTCTTCCGCGAGATGGGGTTCGATCGGGTCTTCGATTCCGAGACCGACCCCGAGGAGGCCATCGACGCGCTGATGGCCGATCTGGATATGCGCTCGACCGAGAGCGAACAGGAAAGTCAGACCATCTCGGCGTAA
- a CDS encoding universal stress protein → MTDNVLVAVDDSNQSTEALEFACREYPEATITALHVLDPGDFYAVTGVEGTAMANYDEIQDHHEERAEEILETAREQAADHGLEIETDHVVGGISRSIVDYAAEHDMDHIVVGSHGRTGASRILLGSVAETIARRSPVPVTIVR, encoded by the coding sequence ATGACGGACAACGTCCTCGTGGCGGTCGACGACTCGAATCAATCGACGGAAGCCCTCGAGTTCGCCTGTCGCGAGTATCCCGAGGCGACGATCACCGCGCTTCACGTCCTCGATCCGGGCGATTTCTACGCCGTGACCGGCGTGGAGGGGACCGCGATGGCCAACTACGACGAGATTCAGGACCACCACGAGGAGCGGGCCGAGGAGATCCTCGAGACGGCGCGAGAGCAGGCTGCCGACCACGGACTCGAAATCGAGACGGACCACGTCGTCGGCGGCATCTCGCGGTCGATCGTAGATTACGCGGCCGAACACGACATGGATCACATCGTGGTCGGGAGCCACGGGCGGACCGGTGCGAGCCGCATCTTACTCGGGAGCGTCGCCGAGACGATCGCCCGGCGGTCGCCGGTTCCGGTGACGATCGTCCGCTGA
- a CDS encoding 50S ribosomal protein L15e, which produces MAESFYSHIKDAWKDPDDGKLGELQWQRKQEWRDQGAIERIERPTRLDKARELGYKAKQGIVVVRVSVRKGTARKERFTAGRRSKRQGVNRIGRRKNIQRIGEERVSRKYPNLRVLNSYWVGEDGSQKWFEAILVDPNHPAIENDDDLNWICDDDHTNRAFRGLTNAGKANRGLNNRGKGAEKVRPSNTGGQGRAK; this is translated from the coding sequence ATGGCAGAAAGCTTCTATTCCCACATCAAGGACGCATGGAAGGACCCCGACGACGGCAAGCTCGGGGAGCTGCAGTGGCAGCGCAAACAGGAGTGGCGCGACCAGGGCGCTATCGAGCGCATCGAGCGCCCGACGCGACTGGACAAAGCACGCGAACTCGGCTACAAGGCCAAGCAGGGCATCGTCGTGGTCCGGGTCTCGGTCCGCAAAGGGACCGCCCGGAAGGAACGGTTCACGGCCGGTCGGCGCTCGAAGCGCCAGGGTGTCAACCGCATCGGGCGGCGCAAGAACATCCAGCGCATCGGCGAGGAACGCGTCTCCCGGAAGTACCCCAACTTGCGCGTGCTCAACAGCTACTGGGTCGGCGAAGACGGCTCGCAGAAGTGGTTCGAAGCGATCCTCGTGGACCCGAACCACCCCGCGATCGAGAACGACGACGACCTCAACTGGATCTGCGACGACGACCACACCAACCGCGCGTTCCGCGGCCTCACCAACGCCGGCAAGGCCAACCGCGGTCTGAACAACCGCGGCAAGGGCGCGGAGAAGGTCCGTCCCTCCAACACCGGCGGTCAGGGACGCGCGAAGTAA
- a CDS encoding serine/threonine-protein kinase RIO2, with translation MVRNVAGLLPELEDEDFYLLSGVEQGMRFSEWVQREKLPKFADLPDEEVEYRLERCLKRGLVERKTIQYEGYTLQFEGYDTLALRALVEQDTISEFGSPLGVGKESDVYEVRSYKPLALKYHREGYTNFREVHKERDYTSDNDHVSWMYTARKAAEREYDILEELYPDVAVPQPIGQNRHAIVMEKMDGVELSRTRLEDEQVLGVLGLLVTEMSRAYANGYVHADMSEYNVFVDEGGVTIFDWPQAVPTDHENAGEFLRRDLTNIVGYFRRKYPQHVPDDLEPDDLAREIEAGEFDGLEIDA, from the coding sequence ATGGTGCGCAACGTCGCCGGGTTGCTCCCGGAACTCGAGGACGAGGACTTCTATCTCCTCTCGGGGGTCGAGCAGGGGATGCGCTTCTCCGAGTGGGTCCAGCGGGAGAAGCTCCCGAAGTTCGCCGACCTGCCCGACGAGGAGGTCGAGTACCGCCTCGAGCGCTGTCTCAAACGCGGGCTGGTCGAGCGAAAGACGATCCAGTACGAGGGCTATACCCTCCAGTTCGAGGGCTACGACACCCTCGCCTTGCGCGCGTTGGTCGAACAGGACACGATCTCGGAGTTCGGCTCGCCGCTCGGCGTCGGCAAGGAAAGCGACGTCTACGAGGTCCGCTCGTACAAGCCCCTGGCCCTGAAGTACCACCGCGAGGGGTACACGAACTTCCGGGAGGTCCACAAGGAACGCGACTATACCTCGGACAACGACCACGTCTCGTGGATGTACACCGCCCGGAAGGCAGCCGAGCGCGAGTACGACATCCTCGAGGAGCTCTACCCCGACGTGGCGGTTCCCCAGCCGATCGGCCAGAACCGCCACGCCATCGTCATGGAGAAGATGGACGGCGTCGAACTCTCGCGGACCCGCCTCGAGGACGAGCAGGTCCTCGGTGTGCTGGGGCTGTTGGTAACCGAAATGTCACGCGCATACGCGAACGGATACGTCCATGCCGACATGAGCGAGTACAACGTCTTCGTCGACGAGGGCGGCGTGACGATCTTCGACTGGCCCCAGGCGGTCCCGACCGATCACGAGAACGCCGGCGAGTTCCTCCGGCGCGATCTGACCAACATCGTGGGCTACTTCCGCCGGAAGTACCCCCAGCACGTCCCCGACGATCTCGAGCCCGACGACCTCGCCCGCGAGATCGAGGCCGGCGAGTTCGACGGGCTCGAGATCGACGCGTAG
- a CDS encoding MBL fold metallo-hydrolase, which yields MAMISERVADGVYRCGSERVSWYLVETADGITVVDTGFPAHWDQFAAQLEAMGYGVTDVDACILTHAHPDHAGFAERLRREAGVPVWLHEADAAHARGDGEMPLTKGLVRLWRPEIARYAVEFVRSGGLSVPPLTSFRTVADGETLDVPGSPRVVHTPGHSEGHVAYHFPEQEVLFCGDELVTTDFVAGRGHRPQLLADWFNPDHDRAYESLSRLESIGEVLLLPGHGEPWHGHTERAVELARKREKRN from the coding sequence ATGGCAATGATCTCGGAACGCGTTGCGGACGGCGTCTACCGGTGCGGGAGCGAGCGAGTGAGCTGGTACCTCGTGGAGACGGCCGACGGCATCACGGTCGTCGATACCGGCTTTCCGGCACACTGGGACCAGTTCGCCGCTCAACTCGAGGCGATGGGCTACGGCGTGACGGACGTCGACGCCTGCATACTGACACACGCTCATCCCGATCACGCGGGGTTCGCCGAGCGACTCCGCAGGGAAGCCGGGGTCCCGGTGTGGCTCCACGAAGCCGACGCGGCACACGCTCGCGGAGACGGCGAGATGCCCCTCACCAAGGGACTCGTTCGCCTCTGGCGGCCGGAGATCGCCCGGTATGCGGTCGAGTTCGTTCGCTCGGGTGGCCTCTCCGTCCCGCCGCTGACATCCTTTCGGACGGTCGCGGACGGCGAGACGCTCGACGTACCCGGCTCGCCCCGAGTCGTTCACACCCCCGGCCACAGCGAGGGACACGTCGCGTACCACTTCCCGGAGCAGGAGGTCCTCTTCTGCGGCGACGAACTCGTCACGACCGATTTCGTCGCCGGTCGCGGCCACCGGCCACAACTGCTCGCCGACTGGTTCAACCCGGATCACGACCGCGCGTACGAGTCGCTGTCCCGACTCGAGTCGATCGGCGAGGTCCTCCTCTTGCCGGGCCACGGCGAGCCGTGGCACGGCCACACCGAGAGGGCCGTCGAACTCGCTCGGAAGCGAGAAAAGCGGAACTGA
- a CDS encoding lipoate--protein ligase family protein: MSDATDRSTDTDLADRNWRLIRDEPRDGATQMALEEIAARTALEDGLRTVRTYSWAPSTLSLGYRQAADTVDWDFCDREGIDVTRRQTGGGGIYHDRFADISYTIVAPADEVPGDLMDCYELFCEPILAAFDRLGVDADFASSEQDAIYQPSCYLRDINPAHDIVTPAGAGTEAKKISGNAQYRQRDVVIQHGSISYALAPRSHVGVFDTDLEESTFADRVTSIRDEAGVDREAAVDTIAAALGDWCDADESTWREGELEAARDLAARKFGSDAWVRDREVLEASDQ; encoded by the coding sequence ATGAGCGACGCCACGGACCGTTCGACCGATACGGACCTCGCTGATCGGAACTGGCGGCTGATCCGGGACGAGCCCCGCGACGGGGCGACGCAGATGGCACTCGAGGAGATCGCCGCGCGGACGGCCCTCGAGGACGGCCTACGAACGGTCCGGACCTACTCGTGGGCACCGAGTACGCTCTCGCTGGGGTACCGACAGGCCGCCGACACCGTCGACTGGGACTTCTGCGACCGCGAGGGGATCGACGTCACCCGCCGACAGACCGGCGGCGGCGGGATCTACCACGACCGTTTCGCGGATATTTCGTACACGATCGTCGCCCCCGCCGACGAGGTCCCGGGGGATCTGATGGACTGTTACGAACTGTTTTGCGAACCGATCCTCGCGGCCTTCGATCGGCTGGGCGTCGACGCCGACTTCGCCTCGAGCGAGCAGGACGCGATCTACCAGCCCTCCTGCTATCTGCGCGATATCAACCCGGCTCACGACATCGTCACCCCCGCCGGTGCCGGGACGGAGGCGAAGAAGATCAGCGGCAACGCCCAGTACCGCCAGCGCGACGTGGTCATCCAGCACGGCTCGATCAGCTACGCCCTCGCGCCCCGGTCCCACGTCGGCGTCTTCGATACCGATCTCGAGGAATCGACGTTCGCCGACCGGGTAACGAGCATCCGTGACGAGGCGGGGGTCGACCGCGAGGCGGCCGTCGACACGATCGCGGCCGCGCTGGGCGACTGGTGCGATGCCGACGAATCGACCTGGCGCGAAGGTGAACTCGAGGCCGCCCGCGACCTCGCCGCCCGGAAGTTCGGGAGCGACGCGTGGGTCCGCGATCGGGAGGTCCTCGAGGCAAGCGACCAGTGA
- a CDS encoding deoxyribonuclease IV translates to MKVGAHVSISGSRVSSDDETPPYDDVRNAVHRQTAFGGNCGQIFTTSPQVWAQPEISDEAADGFREESDERLEGPWVIHSSYLVNLCTPKDDLRRKSKESMQAELDAAQRLGIPYVNVHLGAHTGAGVEGGLDNAASVIDNLDVPGGVQILIESDAGSGTKLGGEFEHLAGIIDRTETDIGICIDTAHTLVAGNDLTTPEAVDETVGRFDDEVGLEYLEYIHLNDSKHDVGTHKDEHAHIGEGYIGEDGMRAIVNHPELRDLPFALETPTEDGRGFAWNIEKVRGLRDDE, encoded by the coding sequence ATGAAGGTCGGCGCACACGTCTCGATCTCCGGTTCGCGCGTCTCTTCCGACGACGAAACGCCCCCCTACGACGACGTCCGAAACGCGGTCCACCGCCAGACCGCCTTCGGCGGCAACTGCGGACAGATCTTCACCACCTCGCCGCAGGTCTGGGCCCAGCCCGAGATCAGCGACGAGGCCGCCGACGGCTTCCGCGAGGAGTCCGACGAGCGACTCGAGGGCCCGTGGGTGATCCACTCCTCGTATCTCGTGAACCTCTGTACGCCCAAAGACGACCTCCGCCGGAAGTCAAAAGAGAGCATGCAAGCGGAACTCGACGCCGCCCAGCGGCTGGGAATCCCCTACGTCAACGTCCACCTCGGAGCGCATACGGGCGCGGGCGTCGAGGGCGGCCTCGACAATGCCGCAAGCGTCATCGACAATCTCGACGTCCCAGGGGGCGTCCAGATTCTCATCGAGTCCGACGCCGGCAGCGGCACGAAACTCGGCGGCGAGTTCGAACACCTCGCGGGGATCATCGATCGTACCGAGACGGACATCGGGATCTGTATCGACACGGCCCACACGCTCGTCGCGGGCAACGACCTCACGACCCCCGAGGCGGTCGACGAGACGGTCGGCCGCTTCGACGACGAGGTCGGCCTCGAGTACCTCGAGTACATCCACCTCAACGACTCGAAACACGACGTGGGTACTCACAAGGACGAACACGCCCACATCGGCGAGGGCTACATCGGCGAGGACGGAATGCGCGCGATCGTCAACCACCCCGAGCTGCGGGACCTGCCCTTCGCCCTCGAGACGCCGACCGAGGACGGCCGCGGGTTCGCGTGGAACATCGAGAAAGTCAGGGGACTGCGAGACGACGAGTAG
- a CDS encoding class I SAM-dependent methyltransferase, whose translation MREFSESYLSRTREGMWADSREALEPLALETRERILDVGCGTGELSRVLAAESPGEVIGCDADPDLLSAAGDHVPVVAGDALRLPFPDDTFDLMVCQALLINLPDPAAAVAEFARVSTDLVAAVEPDNAAVEIDSSVDAEDDLERRARGAYIDGVPTDVALGADAREAFEAAGLAVLETRRYEHVRTVEPPYSDGALRDARRKATGAGLADDRETMLSGPLTEAEYDDLRGSWREMGRTVIEQMEAGEYRRTEAVPFFVTVGRVPDRRH comes from the coding sequence GTGCGCGAGTTCTCAGAATCCTACCTCAGCCGAACCCGCGAGGGAATGTGGGCCGATTCCCGGGAGGCCCTCGAGCCGCTGGCCCTCGAGACCCGCGAACGGATCCTCGACGTGGGCTGTGGCACCGGCGAACTGAGCCGCGTCCTCGCGGCCGAGTCGCCGGGCGAGGTGATCGGCTGCGACGCCGACCCGGATCTGCTTTCGGCGGCCGGCGACCACGTTCCGGTCGTCGCCGGGGACGCCCTCCGGCTGCCGTTTCCGGACGACACGTTCGACCTCATGGTTTGTCAGGCGCTGCTGATCAACCTGCCCGATCCCGCGGCCGCAGTCGCCGAGTTCGCCCGCGTCTCGACGGACCTCGTCGCGGCCGTCGAACCCGACAACGCAGCGGTCGAGATCGACTCGAGCGTCGACGCCGAGGACGACCTCGAGCGACGGGCACGCGGGGCCTACATCGACGGCGTGCCGACGGACGTCGCGCTCGGGGCCGACGCCCGCGAGGCGTTCGAGGCGGCGGGGCTCGCAGTCCTCGAAACGCGCCGGTACGAGCACGTCCGGACGGTCGAACCACCGTACAGCGACGGGGCGTTGCGGGACGCCCGTCGGAAGGCGACCGGAGCGGGTCTGGCCGACGACCGGGAGACGATGCTCTCGGGGCCGTTGACCGAGGCGGAGTACGACGACCTCCGCGGCTCGTGGCGGGAGATGGGCCGGACCGTCATCGAGCAGATGGAGGCGGGGGAGTATCGCCGGACGGAGGCGGTGCCATTTTTCGTTACCGTGGGCAGAGTCCCCGATCGTCGTCACTGA
- a CDS encoding complement resistance protein TraT produces MSDRETNDDEEYAPSLATIDSRLVLGAAAVGVFVSFTSLLVPVLTRVGGGIVAGFIAAYAAGRVVTGLAYAVVAGALVGGLAGFFMAFLGALTGL; encoded by the coding sequence ATGAGCGACCGCGAGACGAACGACGACGAGGAGTACGCGCCGTCGCTGGCGACGATCGACTCGCGACTCGTCCTCGGGGCCGCCGCCGTCGGGGTATTCGTTTCATTCACCTCCCTTCTGGTCCCTGTCTTGACCCGGGTCGGCGGTGGCATCGTCGCCGGGTTTATCGCCGCCTACGCCGCCGGACGGGTCGTGACCGGTCTCGCGTACGCGGTGGTCGCGGGCGCGCTCGTCGGCGGCCTCGCGGGATTTTTCATGGCGTTTCTCGGCGCTCTCACAGGGCTGTAA